The following are encoded in a window of Cataglyphis hispanica isolate Lineage 1 chromosome 21, ULB_Chis1_1.0, whole genome shotgun sequence genomic DNA:
- the LOC126857463 gene encoding PITH domain-containing protein GA19395, translated as MEHQCNCGSAHDTTELGVNYNLYEKIDKEKVECLNEDEEGSGVKVFKTWEERLDKSEYVQSDIDAELLFNIPFTGDVKLKGLIIIGDEDYLPKTVKLYKNRPHMVFDDVNISPEQEFELITDLYGIHEYPVRTVKFSSVQHLSLHFVGDQNMEQIKIYYIGLKGEWTPTHKHGVTICTYEARPLISDHPTDFNEINREIK; from the exons ATGGAACATCAATGTAATTGTGGCAGTGCACATGATACAACAGAATTAggtgtaaattataatttatatgaaaaaatagataaagaaaaagtagAATGTCTAAACGAAGATGAGGAAGGTAGTGGTGTAAAAGTCTTTAAAACATGGGAAGAGAGATTAGACAAATCAGAG TATGTTCAAAGTGATATAGATGCTGAACTCCTATTCAATATACC TTTCACAGgggatgtaaaattaaaaggacTTATTATAATTGGAGATGAGGATTATTTGCCCAAAACAGTAAAACT ATACAAAAATCGACCACACATGGTATTTGATGATGTAAATATTAGCCCAGAACAAGAATTTGAGTTAATTACAGATTTATATGGGATCCATGAATATCCTGTGAG AACAGTAAAGTTTTCATCTGTACAACATTTAAGTCTTCACTTTGTTGGTGATCAGAATAtggaacaaattaaaatttattatattggtCTCAAAGGAGAATGGACTCCAACTCATAAACACGGCGTGACTATTTGTACATACGAAGCACGTCCTTTAATCAGCGATCATCCAactgattttaatgaaatcaataGAGAGATCAAATGA
- the LOC126857434 gene encoding conserved oligomeric Golgi complex subunit 6 yields MSEKNINSALVRRVNKLLESRVEHDKDTLEALKELSTFFNENTLSSRRNLRSKIERRSLAINEEFLAAFKEVKSSLDDIYQDVLAMNTAVQSMTNRLQVTKTQTSQLIEQTTKLQNESQILSMQQEVANAFIKNFQLSPSELTVLHGSTRESPITEEFFSVVNKVQDIHGKCRVLMQSGYQTLALDIMQRMTLLQEAALERLYRWTQNHCKNIENECLAPLLIKAMQKLQERPVLFKYILDEYCANRRTALVGSFIDALTLGEGFGGTPNPIEMHANDPKRYIGDMFAWLHQVIPVEKENILTLVKGCDKTDVSDQVKQALSNITEGLCHPLKSRIEHVISTEAPATVLYSVTTLIRFYQAIIQQIIPDSVLDQTLSDLLALSEKSFLSRLQRETRIALGERAEPPGSDLVPAPSVSRLLSLLNEILSVASIAEDREKDMLQIVSCIIDPLLQEVNETASRLPTVDMAVYLLNCMHQIQSTLALYEYMDQRLERLQAQSDAQIDTLTSEQASSLIAHLNLGSIYTILQGREQGPLSSIPGMDALSVKEFTNKLEAFLVMPDVLLLPQISLLQSNNHRTIIQKRSFEVIGAIYKQLYDSCHNPKNLYQNPSSLFSRTPEELLQTLISQ; encoded by the exons ATGAGCGAGAAAAACATTAACTCTGCTTTAGTGCGGAGAGTCAATAAATTACTCGAGTCTAGAGTAGAACACGATAAG gaCACGTTGGAAGCTTTGAAAGAATTATCGACATTTTTCAATGAGAACACGTTAAGCTCTCGCCGAAATTTGCGTAGCAAGATAGAGAGAAGGAGTCTAGCGATAAATGAAGAATTTTTGGCTGCTTTTAAAGAAGTGAAGTCTTCCTTGGATGACATTTATCAAGATGTCTTAGCAATGAATACAGCTGTACAATCTATGACTAATCGCTTGCAAGTTACGAAAACTCAAACATCACAGCTTATAGAACAAACAACAAAACTTCAAAACGAAAG TCAAATATTATCCATGCAACAAGAAGTTgcaaatgcatttataaaaaatttccaattaaGTCCATCAGAATTGACTGTTTTGCATGGATCAACTAGAGAATCACCCATAACagaggaatttttttctgtagttAATAAAGTGCAG GATATTCATGGTAAATGTAGAGTGCTTATGCAGTCTGGTTACCAGACATTGGCTCTGGACATAATGCAAAGAATGACGTTATTGCAAGAAGCCGCGCTTGAAAGATTATATCGATGGACACAAAATCACTGTAAAAACATAGAAAACGAATGTTTAGCACCATTACTCATTAAGGCTATGCAGAAACTTCAAGAAAGACCAGTATTGTTTAA atatattctaGATGAATATTGTGCAAATAGAAGAACCGCCTTAGTGGGATCTTTTATAGATGCATTAACATTAGGAGAAGGCTTTGGTGGAACACCTAATCCTATAGAGATGCATGCTAATGACCCTAAGCGATATATCGGTGATATGTTTGCATGGTTGCATCAAGTAATTCctgtagaaaaagaaaacattcttACTTTGGTGAAAGGCTGTGATAAGACAG ATGTATCAGATCAGGTGAAACAAGCATTAAGCAATATTACAGAAGGATTATGCCATCCTTTAAAATCGAGAATAGAGCATGTTATATCTACAGAAGCACCGGCAACAGTATTATACTCAGTCACAACCTTAATTAGATTTTACCAAGCTATTATTCAACAAATCATACCTGATAGTGTTTTAGATCAAACATTGTCAGATTTATTGGCCTTAAGCGAGAAGAGCTTTCTGAGCAGATTGCAAAGAGAAACAAGGATTGCTCTTGGAGAGCGCGCGGAACCTCCTGGAAGTGACTTGGTTCCTGCTCCATCTGTTTCTAGACTGTTATcacttttaaatgaaatattgtctGTTGCCAGTATAGCTgaagacagagaaaaagacaTGTTACAA ATTGTATCGTGTATCATTGATCCATTACTTCAAGAAGTTAATGAAACAGCCTCTAGATTACCAACAGTGGATATGGCTGTTTATCTTCTCAATTGCATGCATCAGATACAATCGACGCTTGCATTGTACGAATACATGGATCAGAGATTAGAAAGGTTACAG GCACAATCAGATGCTCAAATCGACACACTTACATCAGAACAAGCTAGTTCTTTGATAGCACATTTGAATCTTGGTTCGATTTACACTATCTTGCAAGGACGTGAACAGGGACCACTCTCGTCCATACCTGGCATGGATGCCCTCAGTGTAAAAGAGTTTACT AATAAATTGGAGGCGTTCCTAGTAATGCCGGATGTCTTGCTACTGCCACAAATAAGTTTGTTACAAAGCAACAATCATCGCACGATTATTCAGAAACGATCATTTGAAGTAATTGGAGCTATATATAAGCAATTGTACGATTCCTGTCACAATCCGAAAAATTTGTACCAAAATCCTAGCAGCCTCTTTTCCAGAACGCCCGAAGAACTTCTTCAGACATTGATTTCTCAATAa
- the LOC126857465 gene encoding thioredoxin reductase-like selenoprotein T homolog CG3887 — MRWLIRLCTLAILLVHSIDANSEEVPLTKFGAKTGPTLRFFYCYSCGYRKAFEQYVSILKEKYPGLHIEGENFNPSGYNMLIAKVLGTLKILVIVLIISGVDFGLPQTSVWQWCISNRFYSCVLIFLLCNAVEGQLISSGAFEIHLNDVPVWSKLETGRIPRPLELFQIIDFHLDPDMQFSVEKMKFQT; from the exons ATGCGCTGGCTAATACGTCTGTGTACCCTCGCGATTTTGCTGGTGCACAGCATAGATGCGAATAGCGAGGAAGTGCCATTAACCAAATTCGGTGCAAAGACTGGGCCGACCTTAAGATTCTTTTACTG CTACTCATGCGGCTATAGAAAAGCCTTTGAACAATATGTGAGTATTCTTAAAGAAAAGTATCCAGGACTTCACATCGaaggagaaaattttaatccatCGGGTTACAATATGTTAATTGCAAAAGTGCTG ggaacattgaaaatattggtAATTGTTCTAATTATAAGCGGAGTTGACTTTGGATTGCCCCAAACATCAGTATGGCAATGGTGTATAAGCAATCGTTTTTATTCCTGTGTACTCATTTTTCTACTTTGCAATGCGGTAGAAGGTCAACTGATTTCATCAGGTGCATTTGAAATACATTTGAATG ACGTTCCTGTTTGGTCAAAACTTGAAACCGGCAGGATACCTCGGCCACtcgaattatttcaaataattgatttcCATTTAGATCCAGATATGCAATTTTCAGTTGAAAAGATGAAATTTCAAACATaa